A window from Flavobacterium gyeonganense encodes these proteins:
- a CDS encoding glycosyl hydrolase family 8 — MKNLFLLVTIFLCYENYSQTKPFPANFIFNNGLMATNKNSLDATDNYNTWKSNFTEACSNGRWRVKFNSSETVSEGIAYGMLLSVYKGDKDLFDGLWLYYKDNVNSNGVMNWKIKGCSEVVGNNGATDAELDAAFALIVADYQWGSIGSINYKNDAKTLIAAIKTHEVEANTFVLKPGDDFGQSQIINPSYFSPAYYRAFGAFTNDTAFWNAVASKSYVIINNNLTVNNAVGGLVSDWCEASGNYSPEAQPRGYVNAGKTYTYDACRTPWRIAVDYLWYGTPDAKTYSKKASDFVRITLGGTTNIKDGYNQNGTLIGQWHNAPFVGAFACAAMAGENQAHLDASYADLKSTNEPGNYFNHTLKTLYSFLLTGNFYLPPTATLSNDDFDIEKSEITLYPNPSADKFIIYAPENSTITVFSPQGNLISEQKTLSENTEINLANQSSGLYLIKITNGTKSVTKKVILK, encoded by the coding sequence ATGAAAAACCTATTTCTATTGGTGACTATTTTTCTATGTTATGAAAATTATTCACAAACAAAACCCTTCCCTGCCAATTTTATTTTTAATAATGGCTTAATGGCAACGAACAAAAATAGTCTGGATGCCACTGATAATTATAATACATGGAAATCCAATTTTACAGAAGCCTGTTCGAACGGAAGATGGAGAGTAAAATTTAATTCTTCGGAAACGGTTTCAGAAGGTATTGCCTACGGAATGCTGCTTAGCGTTTACAAAGGCGATAAAGATCTTTTTGATGGTCTATGGCTCTACTATAAAGACAATGTAAATAGTAACGGTGTAATGAACTGGAAAATTAAAGGCTGTTCAGAAGTTGTGGGTAATAATGGTGCTACTGATGCCGAACTCGACGCCGCTTTTGCCCTTATCGTTGCTGATTATCAATGGGGAAGCATTGGGAGCATCAATTATAAAAATGATGCTAAAACATTAATTGCAGCTATTAAAACTCATGAAGTTGAGGCCAATACATTTGTACTAAAACCGGGCGATGATTTTGGCCAAAGCCAGATAATAAATCCTTCATACTTCTCTCCTGCTTATTATAGAGCTTTCGGAGCTTTTACTAATGATACTGCTTTTTGGAATGCGGTTGCTTCCAAGTCTTATGTTATCATTAATAATAATTTAACTGTAAATAACGCTGTTGGCGGGTTAGTTTCTGATTGGTGTGAAGCTTCAGGAAATTATTCACCAGAAGCGCAGCCAAGAGGATATGTAAATGCTGGTAAAACCTATACCTATGATGCATGCAGAACACCTTGGAGAATTGCAGTTGACTATTTATGGTACGGAACTCCGGATGCTAAAACATATTCCAAAAAAGCATCAGATTTTGTTAGAATAACTCTTGGTGGAACGACAAATATCAAAGATGGTTACAATCAAAATGGAACACTGATTGGACAATGGCATAACGCTCCTTTTGTAGGTGCTTTTGCCTGCGCAGCAATGGCTGGAGAAAATCAGGCTCATTTAGATGCTTCCTATGCTGATTTAAAAAGTACAAACGAACCAGGCAATTACTTTAATCACACATTAAAAACACTGTATTCGTTTTTGCTAACAGGTAATTTCTACCTTCCGCCAACTGCAACTTTATCGAATGATGATTTTGATATCGAAAAATCGGAAATTACTCTTTATCCAAATCCGAGTGCTGATAAATTTATAATTTATGCTCCTGAAAATTCAACCATTACCGTTTTTTCTCCTCAGGGAAATCTAATTTCAGAACAAAAAACATTATCTGAAAATACTGAAATTAATCTTGCCAATCAATCTTCAGGTTTATATCTTATAAAAATTACAAACGGTACTAAAAGTGTCACCAAAAAAGTGATTTTAAAATAA
- a CDS encoding Sec-independent protein translocase subunit TatA/TatB, whose protein sequence is MGRLGLTEILVIVGIVLLLFGGKKIPELMKGLGSGIKEFKNAAKDDQSAVKKQEEEVK, encoded by the coding sequence ATGGGAAGATTAGGTCTTACAGAAATCCTTGTTATAGTAGGTATTGTGTTGTTACTTTTTGGAGGTAAAAAAATTCCAGAATTAATGAAAGGTTTAGGAAGCGGTATTAAAGAATTTAAAAACGCTGCCAAAGACGATCAGTCTGCTGTTAAAAAACAAGAAGAAGAAGTTAAATAA
- a CDS encoding DUF6916 family protein, giving the protein MDIALLTFNDFDTLLNTVFTIRISNEVLLDAELIELTKLDNYSPLERNPFSIVFRTAQKNEYYEQGIFTIIHPEKGHLELFMTPLGFDSIGMKYEAVFS; this is encoded by the coding sequence ATGGATATAGCTTTACTTACTTTTAACGATTTTGATACATTACTTAATACTGTATTTACGATTCGTATTTCAAATGAAGTACTGCTTGACGCAGAATTAATTGAGCTGACAAAACTAGACAATTATTCGCCTTTAGAAAGAAATCCTTTTTCGATCGTTTTTCGTACAGCTCAAAAAAATGAATATTATGAGCAGGGTATTTTTACCATTATACATCCTGAAAAAGGACATTTAGAATTATTTATGACTCCGTTAGGTTTTGATAGTATTGGAATGAAATACGAAGCTGTCTTTTCTTAA
- a CDS encoding phage tail protein, which produces MAEPFLAETRIMSFNFAPKGWAMCNGQFLPINQNQALFSLLGTNFGGNGQTTFALPDLRGRTPIHFGNNFILGLRVGEEAHTLTINELPTHKHTLINTSQAVDTNIPSNTVSLGNTAPNQVYNSSGQNLAAMNPASVSNVGGSQPHQNMQPFLVLNFCIALQGIFPSTN; this is translated from the coding sequence ATGGCAGAACCATTTTTAGCTGAAACCCGAATTATGTCTTTTAATTTTGCTCCAAAAGGGTGGGCAATGTGTAATGGGCAATTTTTACCTATAAACCAAAATCAGGCCTTGTTTTCTTTATTAGGAACAAATTTTGGAGGTAACGGACAAACCACTTTTGCATTACCTGATTTACGTGGTAGAACTCCAATTCATTTTGGAAATAATTTTATTCTTGGCCTAAGAGTTGGTGAAGAAGCCCATACTCTCACAATAAATGAATTACCAACACACAAACATACTCTCATTAACACCAGTCAGGCTGTCGATACTAATATACCTTCAAACACGGTTTCTTTAGGGAATACGGCTCCAAATCAGGTATATAATTCATCTGGTCAGAATCTGGCGGCAATGAATCCCGCATCTGTCTCAAATGTTGGGGGTAGTCAGCCTCATCAAAATATGCAGCCTTTTCTGGTACTGAATTTTTGCATCGCTTTACAAGGAATTTTCCCTTCTACTAATTAA
- a CDS encoding Tex family protein, giving the protein MTNIQFIAKSVNTAPINIQNTVKLLEEDCTIPFISRYRKDSTGNLDEVVIEQIAKLQKEYDTLIKRKEAVLKSIEEQKALTPDLKKKIEDSFDLQEIEDFYLPYKKKKKTKADVAREFGLEPLAKLMMSESDSDFDFISTQYLNENVINEEAAIQGARDIVAEWINENIYVRKQLRRLFQRKATIATKVVKKKAEEEGAQKFSQYFDWEEPLTKAPAHRLLAMLRAENEGFIKLKIDVDIDEAYDVIDEIIIKKQNNSTAHLQLAIEDSYKRLLNPAIGNETLQEAKAKADANSIQVFANNLGQLLLAPPLGEKRILAIDPGFRSGCKVVCLDEKGDLLYNETIYPHAPQNEETMAIKKIRSMVNSYKIDAISIGNGTASRETEFFIKKIAFDKPIQVFIVSEAGASVYSASKIAREEFPNYDVTVRGSVSIGRRLSDPLAELVKIDPKAIGVGQYQHDVDQTKLKEELDNTVIRCVNSVGININTASKHLLSYVSGIGEKLAENIVQYRSENGPFEDRRQLKKVPRLGDKAYQQGAAFVRISNAKNPLDNSAVHPEAYPVVEKMAKDLNISLNELIANKEKTALIKAEKYVTPEIGLLTLKDIIKELEKPGLDPRKSAKVFEFDANVKSIKDLKTGMILPGIVNNITNFGCFVDIGIKESGLVHISQLKAGFVSDVNEVVKLHQHVEVKVTEVDEDRKRIQLTMIL; this is encoded by the coding sequence ATGACTAACATACAATTTATCGCTAAATCCGTTAACACGGCCCCAATAAACATTCAGAACACGGTAAAACTTTTAGAAGAAGATTGTACGATTCCGTTTATCTCTCGTTACCGAAAAGACTCGACCGGAAATCTTGACGAAGTTGTAATTGAGCAGATTGCAAAACTTCAGAAAGAATACGATACCCTTATAAAACGCAAAGAAGCGGTTTTAAAATCTATCGAAGAACAAAAAGCGCTTACACCAGATTTGAAGAAAAAAATTGAAGACAGTTTTGATTTACAAGAGATTGAAGATTTCTACCTTCCATACAAAAAGAAGAAAAAAACCAAAGCAGACGTAGCCCGCGAATTCGGATTGGAGCCATTGGCCAAATTAATGATGTCTGAAAGCGATTCTGATTTCGATTTTATTTCGACTCAATATTTAAATGAAAATGTGATCAATGAAGAAGCGGCCATTCAGGGCGCGAGAGATATCGTTGCAGAATGGATTAACGAAAATATTTATGTTCGTAAACAGCTTCGAAGACTATTTCAGCGAAAAGCCACAATTGCTACCAAGGTTGTAAAAAAGAAAGCGGAAGAAGAAGGAGCACAGAAATTCAGTCAGTATTTTGATTGGGAAGAGCCTTTAACAAAAGCTCCGGCACACCGTTTATTAGCCATGCTTCGTGCAGAAAATGAAGGTTTTATAAAATTGAAAATAGATGTAGATATTGACGAAGCTTACGATGTTATTGATGAAATTATTATTAAAAAACAAAATAATTCGACAGCACATTTACAGCTGGCGATTGAAGACAGTTACAAACGTTTATTGAATCCGGCAATTGGAAATGAAACTTTACAGGAAGCAAAAGCAAAGGCAGATGCTAATTCGATTCAGGTTTTTGCCAACAATTTAGGACAGCTTTTATTGGCACCGCCGTTGGGAGAAAAAAGAATCTTAGCGATTGATCCGGGATTCAGAAGTGGTTGTAAAGTTGTTTGTCTGGACGAAAAGGGTGATTTATTATACAATGAAACGATTTATCCGCACGCACCTCAAAACGAGGAAACCATGGCAATTAAAAAAATCCGTTCTATGGTAAATTCGTATAAAATTGATGCTATTTCTATTGGAAATGGAACCGCTTCCAGAGAAACCGAATTTTTCATCAAAAAAATAGCGTTCGATAAACCGATTCAGGTTTTTATCGTTTCTGAGGCCGGAGCTTCGGTATATTCGGCATCTAAAATTGCGAGAGAAGAATTTCCCAATTATGATGTAACCGTTCGTGGTTCGGTTTCTATCGGGAGACGACTTTCAGATCCTTTGGCCGAATTGGTAAAAATCGATCCGAAAGCGATTGGAGTAGGGCAGTACCAGCATGATGTTGACCAGACTAAATTAAAGGAAGAATTAGATAACACGGTAATTCGCTGCGTGAACTCGGTTGGGATTAACATCAACACGGCCAGTAAACATTTGCTAAGTTATGTGAGTGGGATAGGAGAGAAGCTGGCTGAAAACATTGTACAATACCGTTCTGAAAACGGGCCGTTTGAAGACAGAAGGCAACTGAAAAAAGTGCCTCGTTTAGGAGATAAAGCCTATCAGCAGGGAGCAGCGTTTGTCAGAATTTCGAATGCAAAAAATCCATTGGACAATTCGGCAGTGCATCCTGAAGCTTATCCGGTTGTGGAGAAGATGGCTAAAGATTTGAATATTTCTCTAAATGAATTAATTGCTAATAAAGAAAAAACAGCGCTTATTAAGGCCGAAAAATATGTAACACCTGAAATTGGTTTACTAACTTTAAAAGACATCATAAAAGAGCTTGAAAAGCCCGGATTAGACCCAAGAAAGTCGGCAAAGGTTTTTGAGTTTGATGCGAATGTAAAATCAATTAAAGATTTGAAAACCGGAATGATTTTGCCGGGAATTGTGAACAACATTACCAATTTTGGCTGTTTTGTTGATATCGGAATCAAGGAAAGCGGACTGGTCCATATTTCGCAATTGAAAGCCGGTTTTGTGAGCGATGTAAATGAAGTTGTAAAATTACATCAGCATGTTGAGGTGAAGGTTACTGAAGTTGATGAAGATAGAAAGAGGATTCAGTTGACTATGATATTGTAG
- a CDS encoding phage tail protein: protein MAQPYVGEIRMFAGNFAPAGWMFCEGQLLPISENEALFQLIGTTYGGDGQETFKLPDLRGRIPIHMNNGGSGTTYNLGQSGGVESVTLTTQQIPAHSHSLLATTDLTNSANPADAYLSTTATGNKIYSTATPSVALSPQEISPIGGSQPHDNFQPYLCVDFIISLFGIFPSQT from the coding sequence ATGGCACAACCTTACGTTGGTGAAATCAGAATGTTTGCAGGAAATTTTGCTCCTGCGGGATGGATGTTTTGTGAAGGACAGCTCCTTCCTATATCAGAAAATGAAGCATTATTTCAATTAATAGGAACTACTTATGGAGGTGACGGACAAGAGACCTTTAAGTTGCCGGATTTACGTGGCCGTATTCCTATTCATATGAATAATGGTGGCTCTGGCACTACATATAATTTAGGTCAGTCTGGTGGCGTTGAATCAGTAACCCTGACAACCCAGCAAATTCCGGCACATTCCCATTCCTTACTGGCAACAACAGATTTGACCAATAGTGCGAATCCTGCAGATGCGTATTTGAGTACAACTGCTACAGGAAATAAAATATATTCAACAGCAACTCCTTCTGTCGCTTTATCTCCTCAGGAAATAAGTCCGATAGGAGGCAGTCAGCCTCATGACAATTTTCAACCGTATTTGTGTGTAGATTTTATTATTTCATTATTTGGAATATTTCCATCGCAAACATAA
- a CDS encoding peptidase, with protein MPRKKHNLRKKLFTKNRLVILNEDTFEEIFSFKLNLMNVFVVLSLGGIFLILITTYIIAFTPLREFIPGYSSSELKKNALELAIKSDSLTTSLKKNEAYIKSIQKVLKGELEYSKFNKDSILADSDEIPKSNMNASEEEIKLRKEVARIEKESGGNKPNKKK; from the coding sequence ATGCCAAGAAAAAAACACAATTTAAGGAAAAAATTATTCACCAAAAACCGATTGGTTATTTTGAATGAAGATACATTCGAAGAAATTTTTTCGTTTAAACTTAATCTGATGAATGTTTTTGTTGTTCTTTCTTTGGGCGGAATATTCTTAATACTAATCACTACTTATATAATTGCTTTTACACCTTTGCGTGAATTTATTCCGGGATATTCTTCTTCTGAGTTAAAAAAGAATGCTTTGGAACTGGCTATAAAATCAGATTCATTGACCACTTCACTTAAGAAAAATGAGGCCTATATTAAATCCATTCAAAAAGTATTAAAGGGAGAATTAGAATATTCCAAATTCAATAAAGATTCCATTTTGGCTGATTCTGATGAAATTCCTAAATCCAATATGAATGCCTCAGAAGAAGAAATCAAACTCCGCAAAGAAGTTGCCAGAATAGAGAAGGAGTCAGGTGGTAACAAACCGAACAAAAAGAAATAA
- a CDS encoding Ig-like domain-containing protein, whose amino-acid sequence MKKNKLLIIIMVLLVFLSLGISYGNLMKENFVTALVKQLTKPENITIKKVVNNRNNSFVSKDRTSVKSAVAATIGVTNAVVVNGGGNVVPGSQLDFTVTITNSGTDDALGMTFQDILDANLTLVPGSLKVTPIAVNDAYNSIGNVGITVNAAGGVLSNDISPDGTALTAAILSNPANGTVVLNSNGSFTYISTSGYSGTDSFTYTITSSNGKTSTATANITVSAPIFFVNSSVATTGNGTLANPFKTVQEVPVSTTASIFVYTGTGSSGTTLTLSDNQKLIGQGATASLASILGITVPPYSNSLPSTGGTNPNFGVLNLKLNNDVEGITLNGTTATMAGTSVGALKVRDVIITGGTAIAVNIGAGGALDCIFKSISVNGATKGISVANSTGSFQVIGTGTTAGSGGTIQNIANRGAEFISCTNVTLKNINFLNANTGGACSTPAVDNSNCNAAIHLKTVTGAILDNISITGTNNSTGININNVNGFSLANSTLTGCGSNTGSSDVGGIFALNLGGTSSITNTNVNDSWGRGFYGYNGILSTNPALTLTVTGCQFKNSFNKANGDSNFVFQGYGTSNNILTLKGNDFSNSKTYGLTLNFGGGSTNNIQVGGNLLADGNTINAAVSSPGSNGLQLQSTGTSTVNYNVINNTIKSSFNGSFTCNIGNQGTGTMKGRINNNTIEGGGTLSVSNGISVAAYGNAKHITEILNNTITNVSQYGIVSESNDNIVSGNARMDATIKNNNISLVTNAYAHVSVIAIGNIATSNLISAANIGGNTTNSPVTGLAAGTFDVLSQGTNSQVILQGTTVLLNGTGDRSTALTNFWNANNTGPRAAIDEVGGGTIVSGTALVPDNPSAAKFAAHVTEEKSGPVTETPNKSENIATTQKSTSKMAAGETISVGPFTLPAGKNTVITFSATVNAANTLPANTCAVTNQATVSGSNFSTVNSNITSTSIKPADPTFTYSTQNITCLGSTPVTLNATVAAGTTATWYTDAVGGQSFATGNSVTATPTTNNTNYYVASETAYCTSNRVLVKTVTGTPSTSSTQTITACDSYLWSENGITYTTSGVYTKTVGCDTKILDLTINYSSAINTAVTVNSGVLTAAQSGATYQWYQCPNTLLTGETNQSYTALANGDYKVEITVGQCTITSNCTTISNLATDEFKPNEFKIYPNPSKGIVNIITPYEGNYIIVDALGKTIKSFDLHENIVNTLNLENVSDGTYFIKNSSDINIKTQKLIIKK is encoded by the coding sequence ATGAAAAAAAACAAACTCTTAATTATTATAATGGTTTTGCTTGTATTCCTTTCTTTAGGAATATCGTATGGTAACCTTATGAAAGAAAATTTTGTTACTGCATTAGTTAAACAGTTGACAAAACCGGAAAACATTACAATTAAAAAAGTTGTAAATAATCGAAATAATTCATTTGTAAGTAAAGACAGGACAAGTGTAAAATCTGCTGTTGCGGCAACTATTGGTGTTACAAATGCAGTTGTAGTGAATGGTGGAGGAAACGTTGTACCGGGTTCCCAGCTTGATTTTACAGTTACTATTACCAATAGCGGTACAGATGATGCTTTAGGTATGACTTTTCAGGATATTTTAGATGCTAATCTTACTTTAGTTCCGGGTTCATTAAAAGTAACACCAATTGCAGTAAATGATGCCTACAACAGTATTGGAAATGTTGGGATTACTGTAAATGCTGCCGGAGGTGTCCTCTCAAATGATATTAGTCCTGATGGAACTGCTCTAACAGCAGCCATCTTAAGTAATCCTGCTAATGGTACAGTAGTTTTAAATTCTAATGGTTCTTTTACTTACATTTCTACATCAGGTTATTCAGGTACTGACAGCTTTACTTATACCATTACAAGCAGCAACGGAAAAACAAGTACAGCTACGGCAAACATTACAGTGTCTGCTCCTATCTTTTTTGTAAACAGTTCTGTAGCAACAACAGGAAATGGTACACTGGCAAATCCTTTTAAAACGGTACAGGAAGTTCCTGTTTCAACAACAGCTTCTATTTTTGTTTATACCGGTACAGGAAGCAGTGGTACAACATTAACATTATCAGACAATCAAAAATTAATTGGCCAGGGAGCAACTGCAAGCTTAGCATCAATATTAGGTATAACTGTACCTCCATATAGTAATTCTTTACCATCAACTGGCGGTACAAATCCAAATTTTGGGGTTTTAAATCTTAAACTAAACAATGATGTTGAAGGAATTACACTTAACGGAACAACAGCTACTATGGCCGGAACAAGTGTTGGCGCCTTAAAAGTAAGGGATGTTATCATTACTGGAGGAACTGCAATTGCTGTAAACATTGGTGCCGGAGGGGCGCTGGATTGTATTTTCAAAAGTATTTCAGTGAATGGTGCTACAAAAGGAATATCTGTAGCCAATTCTACAGGAAGCTTTCAGGTAATCGGTACGGGAACAACTGCCGGATCAGGAGGAACTATCCAAAATATAGCCAACAGAGGAGCCGAGTTTATTTCTTGTACAAACGTGACGCTGAAAAATATTAATTTTTTAAATGCTAATACCGGAGGAGCCTGCAGTACCCCGGCTGTTGATAACTCTAATTGTAATGCTGCAATTCATTTAAAAACGGTTACAGGAGCTATACTGGATAATATTTCAATTACAGGTACAAACAATTCAACAGGAATAAACATAAACAATGTAAATGGTTTTTCACTAGCAAACAGTACCTTGACAGGTTGCGGAAGCAATACTGGCAGTTCAGATGTGGGTGGAATCTTTGCTTTGAATCTTGGTGGAACGAGTTCTATAACCAACACGAATGTTAATGACTCCTGGGGCAGAGGCTTTTATGGCTACAATGGAATCCTGTCAACAAATCCTGCTCTAACTTTAACTGTTACCGGATGTCAGTTCAAAAATTCATTTAACAAAGCCAATGGTGACAGTAATTTTGTTTTCCAGGGCTACGGAACTTCCAATAATATTTTAACCTTAAAAGGAAATGATTTTTCAAACTCGAAAACATACGGTTTAACATTAAATTTTGGCGGTGGTTCAACAAATAATATTCAGGTAGGAGGAAATCTTTTAGCAGATGGGAATACCATAAATGCTGCGGTTTCTAGTCCTGGCAGTAATGGTTTGCAGTTGCAGTCAACAGGAACATCTACTGTAAACTACAATGTAATTAACAATACCATAAAATCAAGCTTCAATGGAAGCTTTACCTGTAATATTGGTAATCAGGGTACCGGAACGATGAAAGGTCGAATCAACAATAATACTATTGAAGGAGGTGGAACATTATCTGTATCCAATGGTATTTCTGTTGCAGCCTATGGAAATGCCAAACATATTACAGAAATATTAAATAATACAATTACAAACGTAAGTCAATATGGCATTGTTTCAGAATCAAATGATAATATCGTATCAGGAAATGCCCGTATGGATGCTACTATAAAAAACAATAATATTAGTCTGGTAACCAATGCCTATGCACATGTTTCGGTAATTGCTATTGGAAATATTGCTACAAGTAATTTGATAAGCGCAGCAAATATAGGCGGTAATACAACCAACAGTCCAGTAACGGGTTTAGCTGCCGGAACTTTTGATGTTCTTTCTCAAGGTACAAACAGTCAGGTAATCTTACAGGGTACAACAGTTTTGCTAAACGGAACTGGGGATAGATCTACAGCACTTACCAATTTCTGGAATGCTAATAATACCGGACCAAGAGCAGCCATAGATGAAGTAGGCGGAGGAACAATAGTTTCAGGAACAGCTTTAGTTCCTGACAATCCATCTGCAGCCAAATTTGCTGCTCATGTAACAGAGGAAAAATCAGGTCCTGTAACCGAAACGCCAAATAAAAGCGAAAATATTGCTACTACTCAAAAAAGTACTTCAAAAATGGCTGCGGGAGAAACAATTTCTGTAGGTCCATTCACTTTACCGGCAGGAAAAAACACTGTTATAACTTTTAGCGCTACTGTTAATGCAGCCAATACTTTACCTGCAAACACATGCGCCGTAACCAATCAGGCAACAGTAAGCGGATCTAATTTTTCAACTGTAAATTCAAATATTACATCCACTTCTATAAAACCTGCTGATCCTACATTTACATATTCTACACAAAATATTACTTGTTTAGGATCTACACCTGTAACTTTAAATGCAACTGTTGCTGCTGGTACAACAGCTACCTGGTATACTGATGCAGTGGGTGGACAAAGTTTTGCTACTGGAAATTCTGTAACCGCCACCCCTACCACTAACAATACAAATTATTATGTAGCTTCTGAAACTGCTTATTGTACAAGCAACAGAGTATTAGTAAAAACGGTTACGGGAACACCTTCAACCTCATCAACCCAAACAATTACAGCTTGTGACAGTTACTTATGGTCTGAAAATGGTATTACTTATACAACATCAGGAGTCTACACTAAAACGGTTGGGTGTGATACTAAAATCTTAGATTTAACAATAAACTACTCATCAGCAATTAATACTGCTGTTACAGTAAATTCAGGTGTACTAACGGCTGCTCAGTCTGGGGCAACTTACCAATGGTATCAATGTCCAAATACTTTGCTTACGGGTGAAACAAACCAGTCTTATACTGCTTTGGCGAATGGTGATTATAAAGTAGAGATAACTGTAGGGCAATGTACAATAACTTCAAATTGTACAACCATATCTAATCTGGCTACTGATGAATTCAAACCAAATGAATTTAAAATTTACCCCAATCCAAGCAAAGGAATCGTAAATATTATAACTCCTTATGAAGGAAATTATATTATAGTAGACGCCTTAGGAAAAACTATTAAATCTTTTGATTTACATGAAAATATAGTCAATACTTTAAATTTAGAAAACGTCTCTGACGGCACTTATTTTATTAAAAATAGTAGTGATATTAACATAAAAACCCAGAAACTGATCATTAAAAAATAA
- a CDS encoding phage tail protein — protein sequence MADPFVSEIRIFSFNFAPKGWAFCNGQILPLSQNTALFSLLGTTYGGNGASNFALPDLQGRAPMHPGQGPGLSLHDLGETGGSETVTLLESEIPSHNHNLSVASLNSQSTTPANNSLGRGNPVRVYTSGIPTTAMGANSIATAGGSLPHNNMMPSLTMNFCIALQGVFPPRS from the coding sequence ATGGCAGATCCATTTGTAAGCGAAATACGCATATTCTCATTCAATTTTGCACCTAAAGGCTGGGCATTTTGTAATGGGCAGATTTTACCCCTTTCTCAAAACACAGCTCTTTTTTCGTTATTAGGCACAACTTATGGCGGTAATGGAGCATCAAATTTTGCATTGCCGGATTTGCAGGGCAGAGCGCCAATGCACCCTGGGCAAGGCCCCGGATTATCATTGCATGATTTAGGAGAAACAGGAGGCAGTGAAACAGTAACTTTACTTGAATCAGAGATACCTTCACATAATCATAATTTATCTGTGGCAAGTTTAAACTCTCAGTCTACAACTCCTGCAAACAATAGTTTAGGACGTGGTAATCCTGTGAGGGTTTATACTTCAGGCATTCCAACAACAGCGATGGGAGCAAATTCAATTGCTACAGCAGGGGGCAGCTTACCCCATAATAATATGATGCCTTCTTTAACGATGAATTTTTGTATCGCACTTCAGGGGGTTTTTCCTCCAAGAAGTTAA